The genomic stretch TACAGAAAGTAGTGCAGTTATCAGCAAAAAAGTTTCTTTGATAGTACAGTCTATTGTGTTCAGTGAACAAGTAATAGATACACTAGCAAAAGCACAGTGAAGGTTTACTGATATAGCTGTATTGACAAATTTTTCTGCATAGACCCGTTTATATCTACACTTTGATGTTTGATATTAGCAAGTCAAAAATcataaattatttccaaattataGTATTTGTtaagcaagtatttttttaaaaaagaaatatttgttaaaGATAAttgttgctgttttctgagaGTGCTGTTGTAAAGGAAGTGTCTCATGTAGGAAAAAACGGTTGACTCTAGACACTTGTAATGAAAAGTACAGCATTTAAGACCATTAGGAACTAACCTGACTCCGTCGCAGTCATCTAGCAGCTGTTTTAGCTAATTTTTTGGTGATCTTTAGCTAAGCGCAATTATCACAATACCGAGAAAAATTGTAGGCAAACTGAACAGAATGAAATGATATAATGCATTAGTCACGTAGGGCTTAGTTGAACACTTTAATAGCTAGAAAATTAAGATGTCTTTTCTTCATCAAGTCACATTGATTTTGGCTGAAGTTTCAAACTATCATATAGGCTCTTACATATTTCTGTGTCTGGAAGTATAGGTTCTACCATCTGAGGATTAATTCCAGCACCTGCTGGAACTGTAACCTTCTTTTACCTGGCGTAACTCTGAGCATGCTATTGAATTCAATTAGCAAGAGTATGTGGCAAAGATGTTTTAcatttttgcattgtttctttTGAGATGTCCATTGTGCGATTTGCTGCAGGCTGTCATTTTTGTCTGCCATCCAATGTATGTTGGCAAGAGGGTTGTGTACTAGTCTTTGTGTCTGGTCACAGAAAAAAATTCGTGCATCTCAGCCAGACCATTTTGTTATTCCTTTAGAATTAAAAGCATATGAAACAGATGCAGcttaataagtatttttttttataaataacatttaaataacttAGAACAATAAAGTTCAAATACaacttaaaataaagtttaatgctgtaacaacagaaaaagcatgtATAAGGATGGAAAACAATATTGAAAGCTGTATGCCCTAACAGGAATTATACAAAAGATAGGATATGTTACATAAAAAACCTTAATATGTCTGAATTTTTGCTTCATCGttatataaaatgttaatttgtGAAAAGTGAGATGAAGTACATTATTTATTCCTATTCTTATTTTACATACACTATTTGAAACATCTTTTAGAGCAGCATTAGGTATTTGTTTCATTAATAGATAGGAACATTTTGTAGTAGAGTAAACTTAATTTTCCCAAACTAACTCTTTTATCTGAATACAACAATAAACATTTACaagattatatatttttttctgatcataTAGTTTATGTATAGGATATCAGTTTCTTGggggaagtatttaaaatactgctCAGCCTCCACATTTACTATTGACTTGATAATCTGACAACTCATTCCAGCAGCCTTAAAGTCTGACATATTTTACACAACATTATCATctgcttattattattatagcaGCCATATTTAAGAAGCagataggtttttttaaataaaatattatcagATAATCAAGTAATGACTTATTCTTCAGggtaaattaatttaagaaactACCCAGTTACAATGACTAAGATAATGATTGTACAACTCTTTAGAATTTTTTACAACTTTTAGTTAGTAAATCTGGTTTTGTGtatattttcaaatctttttcatgtagtctcttaaaaataaacataaatgcgCAAGTCCAGCTTGTTCAGTTTCTCAGTAGTATTCCAGCCTCTCTTGATATCTTGTCAAATAGTCgtcttaaaaataatcttcctgcTGGAACTAGTTCTTTATAGATCATTTGTGATTAGGATATTGCCAGAGGAAGAAAGTGGGATGCTCTatgttctttctttgtttttttgcctttcatgGGGACCCCTTTGTGGTTTAATGTAACAAACATCTCCTTTCCTTTGTGTGTCCATTTTGCAGAAGCATATGTATTATAATGGTTTTCTTCAATCAGTTCTATGAAGTTGCAGTCCTCATTGCATACTTTCTGTTGagagtaaataataaaatagacTAAAGTAAGTacaagtgttttttaaaatacttagatTAGGGAATATGGAAGAAGAATATACATTATAAACCCCacatattattaatatttttaataaacaaatttGACTTCTGAAATCTGAGTATTGAATATTTTAGCTTTGTCTATTCCCCCTTAGTattccacatttttaaaaaatatataagcTCTAATTACTGAATTTATTAAATGGACATGAAAGTCTAGTATGGGATGTATGGGATAAGTACTGGATACATTTTAATTTGTTAGGAATCTATTTTATACAAACTATACAGGTGCTACATCTAAAAATACATATCTTTAAGATTGTACGTAGTGATTGTACATACAAAAGAAGTTTGCATCCGTACCTTTCCATAGAGTCTTCCTGACTTGTTCATTGCCAGAAAGTATTCACTTTCCACTCCTTTGATTGCCACTATTCCAACTGCCACTGTTCGGATTTCTAGAATACCTGCAAAGGCACACAGTAAGGGCTGTAAAATGGTTGTTTGTTCTCCAGTCAACTTAGAAGGTTTAGTTGAACTAATCTTCTGTAATACTTCTGTGTTTATTGAAAATCTGCAGCAATCGttcttagaaaaaagaaaaattatgtgtttATTCATGTGAAGAAAGGACTAAACTTTAAAAATAGTCTGTATGTGATCATGTCTGCACACAGCCACTGTGTGATAATTTTTAAGTATATAATCACCCATGGTGATAATTTTTAAGTATATACTGAAGTTGCGATGTTAGCGTaagtaatttttctattttcaaagaaTCAGTGTATCTTAGAATTTATCAGGCTCAGGGTTTCCTTTGGAAGAATTATATACATAGCCATCAAGGTTGACAGAATTTGTGTAAAGCCTTTATTTTGAAGACTTCTGTAGCAGTATCATCTCCTTGAAAGAGTGTAAACCTTAGAACTTGCGAGTGATAGAAAACAGACCACAGTGTCTTAAATAAGATAAAGTATTTGCTTGACCTTTGTATGCTTTTATGACTGATCGGAGCTGTAAAGATATGTGTATTTGAAAATCATTAAAAGCTGCTCTGAGAACTTATTTATTCAAACCCAGAAAACATTTAGAGTTGTTTTCtataaattactttattttcatcTCACTGATGTATATCTGCAATAGCTTTCTGTAGTCACTATGATACATTTAATTTACCTGCaacataaaaaatattcttatgttaataaaaaaaaaaagcctgagcaAAGGCAGGAGGATGGCACAAGTTATTAAGGAACAGCAGGTTGTTTTCAAgcttaaatattattattattgttgttttaagCAATAGTTTAGAGTTATACTTCTGAGTTTGAGCCGTTTTCTTCCATATTGAGTCACCTACAGAACTGTGTGCAGTAGCATCTGTACTGTGACTCGTTCTCCAAAATGGGGTCTTTCAAAGCCAGCCAACTCTAGGCAAATTCCAATAGTTAAGCATGGGGGAGACAAGTGAGTCAGGGGGAGAGAGAGGCTTGTGTTAGATTGTCACCTGAAAGATGACCTTCTTCTCGaacaaaacattcctttttttctctctcaagttTGTATTGACTCTTCACAGCTACCACACATGataataatttttcattagtTAGTTTTTTTAGAAAGGCATTCAATATTTGTGATATTTCTCCTTCCCTTTACTTTTTTAACATCCTGAtgtcttttgctttcttcactgttctgttttgctttcttccttggtATTACTGATGTATCAGTCTTAGCCTgtactgcttgcttttttcttcctattttccctACCAGTAGATCAGTTACCTCTTCTCATGGTGTGTTCCCTGCTGGGCGTTCATCTCTGAACACTTATATTTCTGTACTTCTCTATAATGCTAAGCCAACTTTAAGTAAATGTTTTAGAATCCTCTGACAAGTTCCACTCTGCTGCAGGCCTAGCAACAATTCTTACAAAGGGTAATTTCTAACTGAAACTTACAAAAATTATATTaactttcatttaaatttcacTTTAGAAAAACCACAGTGAAGCTGAAAAACAGATGAACATCTGCATCTAGCCAAACAAAGAACATAACAGTGGAAGGGATCTCTGGGTCATCAAGTCCAGTGCTCTGCTAGCCTGGGAATTGCATCAGATAATTCTCTTTTCATAAACTTTGCCAATACTAAATTGGAGTTGTTATTTCTTTGCCCCCAGTGTTTCCGCCGAAGGCTGTTCCagagtttgatttattttaatggctAGAGACTCTGTAGTAATTTGCAATCTGCATTTTTTCAGCGACAGCTTATATCCATTTGTTCTTTTGCCTGTGCTGGCCATTAACTTAAGgagagttgttttaaaaaaatctatgtttGAGTTTTCTAtttatacagaattaaaaaaatgaaagattcaaaatgagtttttaaaacaaGTCATGCTAATAGGAATTGAGATTTCCTTGAGTAAGCTGATGTTGACTGAAGGTACAGTAGTAAGAAATGCTactagtattaaaaaagaaatgccaaaagcTTTTGTCCAAGGCAATATTATTATTagaatttttacattaattttttagcttttttttttcctgaagtacatGGTGACATTCATACTAACTTgtaggaattattttattttggttttgggtaCTTGTTTTTCTACTTTATTCTCAGTTGAGACGTACATGTCTTTCATGTGGAAACTTTACACTATCCATATAGAATTTGGTATAGGATAGAAATTggggatataaaaatattttataagcctCCTGTATAGCAACTCTGaatggcaaaataaaatgttatctaTCAAAGTTATATTCTAATTATAATTACAAGGGCACTACATGTGATAGATTTATTGTATTCGGATCTTTAcatagtttttcattttatttgttaaaatccTATTGTGCataaaaagcaatacattttaattaaagacaGATAATTTGAGATTCATAAATTTTTATGCATATTCAGTGCTATTTGCTATATTATTATGTGCTTTTCACGATTTTAAGCCATTAGGTACCCCCAGAATTAGGGCTAGCTCTCACATAAATAACATTTGACATCCTGAGGTGATATGAAATCCAAAGAATGTTTTAGGTCTTTGAATGGCACTTTACTAAAGATACTCTGTGCATCTCTCCATAAAGTTTAATGAGGGAACACCACATGAACCCTCCAATAACTATGTCGCATTAAAAATGTTGTAATATTAGCAatgttaaagagaaagaaaaaaaaaaaaacacagagagttCAGTGGAAATAGTGCTTATGTATTCTTGATTCTTTGCTCAGAACATGTCTATCATCTCAGAATTAAATGGCCTATCATATGCATGTGCTCGTTTTTCTGTTCCCAGTTCTAGATTATGTCTCATCTGTTCTGATGTGTCTTAACGTATCCCCGAAGGAGAAACAAAGCatggatttttcccttttcagcaaagcatttatttGATTTAGGTCTCTGAGGCAGCATCTCACATGCACTTTTGTATTTGATGTGCAAGTGATTCATCACTGAGTTCCTCTCTCGATTTTAAGGCATATGACACAAGTTCCTTAAGCAATAAGACAGCATACTGTAAACTCTCTTTTCTTCTGGAGGCTGTGCCTCAGTAATTATTCTGTTCATTTCAGAAATGTAGCATTGCTGcaattcactgcatttttttttctttaaattaaataaattatataggAAATGGAAACACTATTTTTAGCAAACTGGGAAAAGTAAGACTTTACTGTGTAGTTAGAACGGTGATAGCTGATTTTAGCTGAGAATTTGTTTTATGATCTTTCAGTATATAATCTTTTGTATGGAACTCACTTGTTTTGTTAATCACAAAATGTCATGTATAtacatgaatttaaaatttcttcctttatgtACAGAAACTATGGAAAGAGACTATTAAGGTTGAGAAGTCATATACTGAAAGTTTATTGGTTTATCCATGTCAGCACTGCAGTTGTATCACATGCTTAAATTTACTAAACAATATCAGAGGTCTCTCACAGACCAGGAAGAGTGATTTCTGAGTAATATTCAATTTAATACACGCAGAG from Calonectris borealis chromosome 11, bCalBor7.hap1.2, whole genome shotgun sequence encodes the following:
- the FGF7 gene encoding fibroblast growth factor 7; its protein translation is MHKWILTWILPILLYRSYFYIIFLMGTISLACNDMTPEQMATNVNCSSPERHTRSYDYMEGGDVRVRRLFCRTQWYMRIDKRGKVKGTREANNNYSILEIRTVAVGIVAIKGVESEYFLAMNKSGRLYGKKVCNEDCNFIELIEENHYNTYASAKWTHKGKEMFVTLNHKGVPMKGKKTKKEHRASHFLPLAIS